A stretch of the Crocinitomicaceae bacterium genome encodes the following:
- a CDS encoding SDR family oxidoreductase has product MASDLKILLTGSNGLLGQKVVSQLLRQNIDFIATSKGENRNPDCPNQYYENLDITSETEIKNLIEKHQPTCIINTAAMTNVDECEDKEVACQKINVDAVKTLLNISIENNIHLIHVSTDFVFDGLKGPYKETDDRNPLSIYAQSKADSEDILLQSEYKNWAILRTIIVFGQGHNLSRSNIVLWAKEALKSGQELKIVNDQFRAPTWADDLAWACIQTANLNATGIYHISGPETFSIFEMVFRIAEFYGYDKSKLLAVSSETLNQKAKRPLRTGFILDKAKRDLKYDPLTFEESLQRLR; this is encoded by the coding sequence TTGGCATCTGATTTAAAAATATTACTCACCGGCTCTAATGGTTTGTTAGGGCAAAAAGTAGTTTCACAATTACTGAGACAAAATATTGATTTTATTGCTACCTCAAAAGGTGAAAATAGAAATCCTGATTGCCCTAATCAGTACTATGAAAATTTAGATATCACCTCTGAAACAGAAATTAAAAATTTGATTGAAAAACATCAACCCACCTGCATTATCAACACCGCTGCCATGACTAATGTTGATGAGTGTGAAGACAAAGAAGTCGCTTGTCAGAAAATTAATGTGGATGCTGTGAAAACGCTACTCAATATTTCAATTGAAAACAATATTCACCTCATCCATGTTTCAACTGATTTTGTTTTTGATGGATTAAAGGGCCCGTACAAAGAAACAGATGACCGAAATCCGCTCAGTATTTATGCTCAATCAAAAGCTGATTCTGAAGATATATTATTGCAGAGTGAATATAAAAACTGGGCAATTTTGCGCACCATTATTGTCTTTGGGCAAGGTCATAATTTGAGCAGATCAAATATTGTTTTGTGGGCAAAAGAAGCATTGAAATCAGGTCAAGAATTAAAAATTGTGAATGACCAGTTCAGAGCACCTACCTGGGCTGACGATTTAGCCTGGGCTTGTATTCAAACAGCAAATCTAAACGCAACCGGTATCTACCATATCTCAGGCCCTGAAACATTCTCCATCTTTGAAATGGTTTTTCGCATTGCAGAATTTTACGGATATGACAAATCAAAATTACTTGCCGTATCTTCTGAAACGCTCAATCAAAAAGCTAAACGTCCCTTGCGCACAGGATTTATTTTAGACAAAGCAAAACGTGATCTGAAATATGACCCGCTTACATTTGAAGAATCTCTACAACGGTTGCGTTGA
- a CDS encoding potassium channel protein — MIAGYKYFKGLYHAFFLTLIIILSGTIGFHFIEKWAWFDSFYMTVITVTTVGFGEIHPLSLGGRVFTASLIITSFGTIAYTVSVITSYLASGELKKYRAELKTIKSVQRMENHTIICGYGRVGKQAASELLFYGKKIVVIEKNELDLHDKHDEITFIQGDATHDEILEKAGIKNATALVTALPADTDNLFVVLSAHELNKNLNIISRASALSSVKKLKVAGASNVIMPDVVGGAHMASLIVTPDLMEFIDLIRVSGKSSVNLEEIKFDQIPGDLKSCTIRELEEKSQSGCNVIGYKSSTGEFKINPDSTTKIEPGSKLFVLGNPNQINKLNSLFGI; from the coding sequence ATGATTGCCGGATACAAATATTTCAAGGGTTTATATCATGCCTTCTTTCTTACACTAATTATTATTTTATCAGGCACCATTGGGTTTCACTTCATTGAAAAATGGGCTTGGTTTGATTCTTTCTACATGACGGTTATTACCGTTACAACAGTTGGGTTTGGAGAAATTCATCCGCTTTCTCTTGGCGGTAGAGTTTTCACGGCTTCACTCATCATCACAAGTTTTGGAACAATTGCTTATACCGTTTCTGTAATAACTTCGTATCTTGCGTCAGGCGAATTAAAAAAATACCGGGCTGAATTAAAAACAATAAAATCTGTTCAACGCATGGAAAATCACACAATCATTTGTGGATACGGAAGAGTAGGTAAACAGGCTGCCAGTGAACTTTTATTTTACGGTAAAAAAATTGTTGTCATCGAAAAAAATGAATTGGATTTGCATGATAAACATGATGAGATAACCTTTATTCAAGGTGACGCAACGCATGATGAAATTTTAGAGAAAGCCGGAATAAAAAATGCAACTGCACTCGTCACTGCCTTGCCTGCAGATACAGATAATTTGTTTGTTGTTTTATCAGCCCATGAATTGAATAAAAATCTCAATATTATTTCACGTGCATCTGCCTTGTCATCAGTAAAAAAACTCAAAGTTGCCGGTGCATCTAATGTAATTATGCCTGATGTTGTTGGCGGCGCACACATGGCATCTCTCATTGTCACACCTGACTTGATGGAGTTTATTGATCTCATTCGCGTTTCAGGTAAGTCATCCGTTAATCTTGAAGAAATAAAATTTGATCAGATACCCGGTGATTTAAAATCCTGCACTATTCGTGAACTTGAAGAAAAATCACAATCAGGTTGTAATGTCATTGGATACAAATCATCAACCGGAGAATTTAAAATCAACCCTGATAGCACAACAAAAATTGAACCCGGATCAAAACTTTTTGTTCTTGGAAATCCAAATCAAATTAATAAATTGAATTCTCTTTTTGGCATCTGA
- a CDS encoding PspC family transcriptional regulator — protein MSLFQKITLFFELRSFGVSAWFARKMNINVSRVRLFFIYFSFIGLGSPVLLYLMMAWILEHKHIFKFQRKRKTIWEL, from the coding sequence TCTATTTCAGAAAATCACCTTGTTTTTTGAACTCCGGTCTTTTGGAGTGAGTGCGTGGTTTGCGCGTAAAATGAATATCAACGTTTCACGTGTAAGGTTGTTTTTTATTTATTTCTCTTTTATTGGATTGGGTTCTCCTGTTTTACTTTATCTGATGATGGCGTGGATATTAGAACACAAACACATTTTTAAATTTCAGCGTAAAAGAAAAACTATCTGGGAACTTTAA